CCATCAACCATTTTCTGAGGTCCATTGGGAAGCATACGTGAGATTTTAAGGAACGTTCCAACCGGATTTTGAAACCACTTATTCTGCTGCTAAGCGAGGCTAACTtctagtatgatattgtccgtttTGGACCTTATCTCTCATTGGATTGCTTTTGGGCATCTCTCAAAAAGCACCATTTAGTTGGAGTGTTTTTTGAGTGCTTATATTATAGACTTATAGTTATCAACTTCTTTCACAATTGACGTGAAACAACTCGCGAAATCGACATGGGACAACTCGCAAACTCAACTTCTTCCATAAATTGACATGGGACAACTCGCGAAATCGGCTGGGACAAGTCACGACCGTGGAGCAACTCCTAGCATGAAACTTCTCTGTTCTCTGTGAAGAATTACCATTATAAAAGGCTAAATTCAAAATACAAAATGACATGTTAACAACACTAAAAATTGCATTTGAATAACAATGCACATAAGTTCAAAGAGTAGATATACAAGCACAATGCAAAACTGATTTTCGCATACATCTCATGCGTACATGTCTAGGAGTGCTcatgtaaattttgaaaaaatatacacCGAAAACAATATGCTCACAATCTCACGCTAGATCAAATCATTCACAAGCAATCTTTGTGTCAAAGCTGCTAAGGCATATGGCGAATGCCTGGAAAGCAGATATAGGGTAGCGGTAATCCATAGTAAATACATCTTTACCCACTTTACCAAATTGTATAATGACCTTGTCATGTTCTGGTCCAGCCTCTCCATCCTCAGCAGATGCCACCAGTTGAAAGTTCTTCACTGAAGCAACTGTAACACGTCCATTAAAGTTCAGACACCAGCACTGTAGTTGCTCATGCCATCTTGGGGACTTGTTTTTTAGAATCAGATGTGCGTCCTTCTGACCATTTAAAGGTACAGGTAAAAACTTTTCCATGCGACTTGATTTTGATCggaagaaagagaatgatggAGGGGTTTCAGCACTACTATGCCGGAACTCAGTCTGTAAAGGAGCCACACCATCTCGCTTAATAGCTGAAGCAGGAATAGCATCCATAATACAGTGCATTCTTCTTGGGCCCCTGCTGGTTAAGTAAGTAGATCTAAGTACCATGTTTACTTTTCCATAAATGATATAACATTGAAAATGATACCACCAAGTGGACTTTAAGACTATATCAGGAAAAGTGGAACGAGAAATACTTGCCCAATTCAACTTCTTTAACAAGTATTTCtccaaattaaattttaagcAAGAAAATTCAGTGGTGCTTAGTATATGTAATATAGCATAAGAACACACAGTCATGCACAACTCAAGGATAGGTATTTCCTTACCTGGAACCTAACATATTTAACTCGTATGAAATGTGGGCCACAGGATAGTTGCCAGCAGGAACAACAGGCAAAACTTGTTTTGAGGCCACAAGTCTAGTTGAACGACTCTTCATCATTTTATCACCAGCATGTGATGGTTGAGCGTCGTATATTACAAATTTGGTTCCCAGAAAATTAGATCTTCccaaaaaaagcaaaaaaaaaaaacaaggatGAATCACTCCCATAAAACAGTTCAAGTCAACTGAGAACTATTTAAAGTTAGAACGCACCTTAGCTTCCCAATGTATTTACTGCTACCCTTTGACATCTCATCACCATGTAGAGAGATTATGTAATCCGTGACTGTGGCACGCCTAAATTTCTGAGCAGCAAGAAGAAACTTTCCGCTATCAGCTAATGCTGCCAGATTATATTGAGCAAACATGTAAAAGTTATCAGCAATAGAAAGAGCGCAATTAGGGAATGAATACCAACTATGTGCGTCCcactaaaacaattttttatcaaGTATTGTTTTTAAGGCTTAAATAACTTCTGACCACCGAAGTGTGACTCATTATACACACTAACCATGTATGTTTAAGAAAATCCAGTTCAACCATGCAAGTTCAAATAATCATACTCCCCAACCACAAACAAAAAAGATAAACCAAACCGGGGATGAGTGTAATACAATCGCTTAAAAAGAGAGTAAAGAGAACCAGTGGCAGGTGGGCAGTGTGCAACTGTGCACTGCCGAGAAACTCAGCTCCCATCTCTCCAGCCATCAAACGATGCCGATAAAGATCTCCCAAATTGTCCTCCAATACCACAACCCATTCTACTCAATGGAATCATCCCCCAATTCCAGCATTTCTCTCACTCCCACTCTCCTTCATCAGACCCCGTCTCCACAACTCCTCCAAAGTTGTTTTCGCATTCTTCTCATGGGCAAAAACACAGCCGCACTGTGTCCCAGATGCTGTGGTGTATAATATTgtgattaatattttagggAAAATGAAGCAGTTTGATGTTGCGTGGCAGTTGGTTGTTGAGATGGATCAGTCAGGGAGAAAATCCAAGAGGAATACGTTTCGGGTTTTGATTCGGAGGTTGATTGTTGGGGGGTTTACTAGACAGGCAATTAGGATTTTTGAGGATTTGTGTTGTTTTGTTGAGGACAACGAGAACTACTCTGATATGATTTATTTGCTCGATACGCTTTGTGAAGGTCGCGACGGAGATTGTTAATAGAAAGAAGTTTGAGTTTGGGGTTAATGAGAGAATGTATACTGTTTTGATTTATGGGTGGTGGAAGGTAAATAATCGGAAGATGGCGGAGACAGGGGAGATGATTGAGGTTGAATTGAGCATTTCTGCTccagtgaaacagctttgcaagAAGCATAATTTTCCTTACATGAGCTTTTCATTCATTGAGGTTAATGTTACAACTCTCAAGACACTGAAGACTGCTGCAATGCAGGCCAGGGGATTGCTTACAGTAGCTCACAAGTAAGTTTGCAATTGCAGTGAACCACAAGTACACCACAAACACAGCATTTTTGGGTTATTTTTTTCGTTTATGGTCGGGGAGTACGATTATTTGAACATGCATGGTTGAACCGGATTTTTATAAACATGTATGGTTAGTATGTACAATGAGTCAAACTTCAACGGCAGGGAGAAATTCAAGCCTGTTTATAATGATGGCTTGTGCAATGGAATTCAGCAATTAAATGTTTACCTTGAGTTAAGTTGAGGAACAAATGATATGTATGAGTGGACCGACTCCTTTTTATAAAACACCTTATAAGAGATTCCCTTGGACCAGGCTGCAAGCAAATATGATAAAAGCAGAAGAATCATTCACCTTAACTTCAAAACAATGCAATCCAGCAAGAATATACAATTTTTGAATCCCTTATGATACTACAATTGTTAAAAGCAGTTGTAACTTGAGAAGAACATTCCTGATAGCAATATTTACACCAGCCAGCGAAGTTGGTCCAAGGTAACAGTGTCTATAAGTACGTTTTATATAAGCTACTCAAGGGACGTAGACAATATATACAGACAAAAGTGCAggcagcttctacaatctccgAAGCGATAAAGGATTCAatataagaaaagaaagagacCAAGAATGGGAATGAAAATTGTTTGTAAGGAGACAACTTACTACAACTGCTAGACAAGAACACCAACTAGCTTTACACATAAACAACCTATTAGACCTctataacaaatattaattaaaaaatttaaattttactatAGATTAAAGACCCTACAAGACAACTTATATTGGTGCTGAATATTTTTTCCATCTTTTTAAGAATCATAAAACAACATAATGATTTTACTaaactaaaacatattattatgaaataaatccatattataacatgtatatgagaataattttttaaaaaaaaaaaatcaaattttaaaataagatcAAACGTTAATACATAGAaagttttatatctaaaaaaaaaatagtgtaaataagtatataaaaaaatgatgatgtaATCAAATAAAAAGGCATTATACTTCAaccaaataataaatttaatgaatttatttaaaccCCATGCTTCACACGAGTCATGAGCTAGTAAGTCTAAAGTACTAATATAAAATTGGAGGAAGATGAGGTAGACATTAATAGATAATGGTAGTGGATCAACAAATATAGAAAACCAAGTgagattatgtaaaaaaattattcttgtGGTTGGAGAAggcattatatatatgtattatccATATGAAGTGCCAACTAGGATTCGGCTAATGGATTTATATGGGTTGAAGAAGCTCTAGTACAAAGTTTGATGATAATATGATATCAATAAGCACACATTTAAAATTAGCGAAGGTAGTTTGGCAGATCCAACATCATCCCGAGTCCCAATTAAGCTTTTTAATATAGTAGAACTCCAACAATCATATAACGCTAAAATTACAAAGATAACCATCAGTAAGTCAGTAACTAGATTACCTAAACACCATCAACCATAATCACATGAATATACCATCCAAGATTGAGAGTTGATTTTCCTATTAATGTATTGCCCCCCAACTAAGTGTTTTTACATTCACTACATTTGAACAAATCATTAACACACAGGCATGTTGCATATGCTCTTCCTGACTTCTCCAAAGTCCCAACAAAATCTAAACTAGAGCTTAAGCCCATTTATTAGAGAAGAGTTCAGATTCTCCTTCTATTCATTATTCTTTGACAAATGTCATCATAGAAATTTTGTGCACTATTTTTTCTTAAGAAATTTCTTTTCTCCTGCCTATTCATTTTCCTTACAAATGTCATCATAGAAATTTTATCTCCCTTATTTCCAGTGCACTATTCCTTCTTAAATCCTTTCTTTCCCTTGGTTCCTggtttttcatttcattcctcccCAGTTCCAATTCATCCAACCAAGGGAGAGATAGTATCTTAAAAGGTATCATCATCCCTAAATTGGACACTAGGGTTGGGTATATAATGGAAGGGGATCCTAGTAATCAACTCCTCATTCCAAAAACTAAACTTGCGCCATCTTAAAGTATTGTCGGAGTGGTAACTCCATACAAACAAATCCAACAATCTTTTAGCTACATGAACTCCAATAACTATGCAtacaaatcataaaaaaaaaaaaaaaaaaaaaaaaaaaaaaaaaaaaacatctcaACAAATcctcaaaaaatataaaaaacaactCAATTCACAAAGAACTTCATAAACGCTAACACAAAACACAGAACAACACTTACAACTGAATATACCTGCTTAATAGAAATCGGAAATGTCAAACTTCCGGTCAACTCCGGCAACTTGACAACCTCCTTCATAATACATCTCCAGCTCTTACAAACTCCGGCACAAGCAACCACCGTCTTCCTCATCGGCCAATCCTTCTCCGTCGCCTCAATCCTCACCAACACTTCTCTCAGCAACTCCTCCGGCATATCTGCCCAAGAACACATCTCCGGCGAGCTCAATTTCATTTTCTCACAGCTTTTGAGACAAACCCACCTTGTAAAATCACTCAAAATCACAAAATATACGAAAAAGATCTCAACTTTATGGGGTTTACTATCATTCCAGCACACCCAGgtttaattatatgatatgtTTATTGTATTATAGTACTGCTATTATTTTAGTATCTAATCagctttgtgtgtgtgttttgtacATTGGAATTAGAGATGGGACAGGAAAGTTGGGATGGGAAGAAGATTAAGATAGGAATTGTCAGTGATTGATTTTGATCCTTTTTAAGACTATTTTAGTGTCAGCTTGGTTGTGGTTGTGGCCTCACAAGAGCAACATGTCCtatatttacttttataattttcacACATTAATATTTGgggttataattttattatttcatgtgatcatgaaataaatatatactcctCGGTTTTGACGGAATTTTATATTTTGGAACAGAGAACTcggttatttatatataaaaaactataatattttctttttctgtttatacttttattaaaagataataatttagaaatattttattaaacatattttataataatgttaaaatGAGTGTCAATCAATAcgaaaaattgtataaaatgaTTGGATAGAGAGAGTAATACAAAGAGAAATcctgaaatataaaatataaaatgattgGATAGAGAGAGTAATACAAAGAGAAATgctgaaatataaaaataaaaagagaaaatagattttttcgtcacccaacttattatttgtttagaaatttgtcatcgaactataatttttttcttttttgtcactaatgttaggttcggattttttttagcCACTAACATttggttcggatttgattattaacattatgttatttttttagtattattaaaatatagtgataatcTGCAATATATTATGAAGATCTTATATACGTGTATACTTTGTATATACTACTTCATATGTCCTCTAGATAGTTCAACTTGGAGGAGGAGGGtgtgacatgtattttaagactcttaaAAGATTTagctttataattattttattttttttaaataaaagttactccctccgtcccatttaattctatacactttccctTCTGAAATgtcccactcaattctatacatttcaaaattttcccaaattagttaatgggtcccacaactttctcacttttctttccttttcacactactttttactccactatcactcttttacatattaaaaattaatgagtcccaccactatacccacttttttttctctttcccATTATTTCatactactttatacacttttcttagtctccgtgcccatttcatatgtatattattcaaggggacggagggagtatgataatctattgtctatattatatattgtttcatAAAAATTAAGGTTAGATGTCATCTACACTTATTTATACTATTGTACAAAAATAAGGACGAATACTATAAAAAAAAGTAGACAATAGACATTTATAGAATTtcttaaacttttttttatttttgaaaccaAGAGAATGGTTTCAGCTTGAAAGATCAAAGGAAAGAGCCTCCAACAAACACCTAGGAGGAGACGTGAAAATAATATGGGAATGAACTAAACAAGGGAATTAGCTAACTCATGAGCTACCCTGTTAGCATTTCTCCGGACAAAATGAACTATAACCTGTGGCATGTTGCACAGCTTCTGTTTGCAATCTAAGATTACATCACCTACTTCCAGTAAATTAACTTTCTCACTGTGATAGCTTTGACCGCAAGTAATGAGTCTGACTCCAAAACAACTTCAGTACCATGCACTTGATGCACTTTAATCCATGACAGTGCCTCACTAATGCCAATAGTCTCTGCTTCAAAGACAGAATCTGCCATAGGAAGGCTAATACTCTTGCCGGCAACGAATGAACCGCGATGATTTCTCATGATCATCCCAACTGTAAAAGTGCTTGCATTCGGAAAAACAGAGACATCTACATTTACTTTGAGGATGCCTGTATCTGGACAACACCATTTACTCTCAGTACTCTGCATTTCTGCATTTGATCGAGAGGGGGGAGATACTTGAATTTTCTTTGCTTCAAGCCATTCCGCATACATTTTAAAACTACTATCCATGGCAAAAGCAGGAGTAACAGTTTTATCATCCCACACGCGTTTGTTTCTCCAAAACCACACACCCCACAAAACAATACAAATCTTCACAATTTCATCAGAGAGAGCAGAACTGATTTTACCAAAGAGCCATTCATGAGCATACTCCACGGAACTTCTTAAACTTGATTTGCGGTTTATATGATATCTAAATTGGTGGTTGAACTCCACAAAAATATCGTATCACTTAACTCGATTTTGCTTGAAAATTGATTGCATATGATAAATTGTTTGAATCCATTGATTTCagattgatgatttaatgaatttttagaattctaattataattattctagATTTTACCGCTcgtttatgttattattactccccGGTCctcctcattttttttatagttcTTTTCCGCTGCTTGGCACGTATTTTTAGGTTACtacttcttataaaatatagttccataatttaattttgagattttcttttttgtgtataaaaattctaatgataaatttttattcagaaaaaatttaaaataatttattaaactaaaTCTTTAGGAactttaaaatacatgtcaaatctcgtcctccaaggtaaactTGGCAGGGCACATATGAAGTACAACATATAAAATtagatcaccataatattggAGACTACCATTATGTTtcaataatgctaaaaagaataatataatattaataatcaaatccgaacctaacgttagtgacaaaaaaaaccaaacataacattagtgacaaaaaggaaaaaatttATAGTTCGGTGGCatatttctaaacaaataataagttgggtggcgaaaaaatctattttcccaaataaaaattgaattacaatGAGCTTGGCTATAATACAATGAGAAATAACGAAATACCGTGTTTGGAAGTTAGTGGTTTGAgaaaaaattagaggtttgggatGCGTTATAattttgaccatttcaatccgctaataatagtgtttgatagttagcggattgaaatagaggtttgggctcaaaaggttactttgaggagttttttgggttagcggttttggtatgtgtcataaaaaactaataaaacaactatttatcaaacagttttacaCGAAACCGCTAATctaatccgctagtcaaaacatatatttcaatcagctagtcaaaacatctaattcaatccgctaacaactAACCACTAACAGCTAATCCCCCAAACATGGCCAATGAGCTTGAATTACAGAGAGAGTAATACAAGGAGAAATACTGAAATACAAtgtgaaaggatatcttcgatatataattatttatatatttgtttcggtatttgtgacaaacattaaaattaaattcacctagtaatcctcccaaataggtcattaatttatttgattaattaaaagtggaaagttatttttggcaagtaatTTCTAATCTCCAAATATTCCTTCGcatcaaaatacatttattttaaaggaaTTTTTTCTGATTACGCAATAGTGGCGCTGAGACATATCGTGAGTCTACGATTATCTCTTTCTTGCTACTGCAACAGTAAAttacatgaagctcgaaaaaggactATCAAGATTTGGTATTCTTTAGAGTactcatgttacattatttacaaaatttatatttaaagtaatttattccatatttaaatcatttattatctcttggaataaattattttaaatctttcaaaaattattaaatccttcattcctcaagatttattttattcaaggaaggatttattatctccatattaatatttgtctctaaaatattaatatcacttTTATACCTATTctggaatattttctcccggtctctcaaattcagtatttttcggagaaaaatattcgcaatacttagaaagctctttcaatgtatcaaattcatgatttatcatgaacaatattattctaagtattttggtatcaaaaccttCGTCAAATATCCTTCTCTATTTTCCAAAAGACGAAGTGTTTCGGTTTTTCATAAAACGGCttttatcttagaaaatcggtgtaaataccttaagattattcccgtccctcaaaagtattttatctttatgggaatatattttaagtatttattcaagttttaagtttggccataaaccctctctgataatttcgaaagaattatcgtattttatttgaaacccgaaaacctgatttatcgttttaaattcaaataaaatacttccacttgcctaAATGAcctgaaacttgagattagccaattaaatattattcttagtgcatggttaaattttcataattttccgagaactttcatttcggagcgttttctgtctgccgacccgatcactggctgaacgtttgaccaagctagggttgaccaaaaattaccaaaatttccagaatgccattttctaatattctaagatttatcatattttttccgtaatttattttgcacgttcgaaatatcgcgtttttaatgtaacggtttttatcggtatctcgtaaagcgtgtctgtcttctagtgcattaaatgccctgaatttttagtccaagatgctggtcaagaacacctttttaggtgtgggggacaaggggacaaagtGGAGTAGTGGCCAAGGTTTGCTAAATTACCAtttgcatttttacttctacttttcttacatttaccccacccattcttgcctataaatacacccctccacccattcatttttcctaagctaatagccaaacatatgctgagattttgaagaacaaacactctcccaaagtttattcaagtgcctacttcttctacttcatctttaaaaccttcgattcttcatatattccgatatatacaaggttttaaaccccgaagCTTCGTTCCACCCAACCAAGCTCCGCTCATCTTAGCATTTTCATAAACCACTCTTTTCAACCTCCCAAAGGGCTGCTCAAATTCGTTCGTGTGCTTAAAGTcgtatcgaacctccgacgaatttctccggcgaactttcgtggaataatcgtgtaagtggttacttttagcttcaattatccgagtcttaatcgaccattttcaaagggctttttaaacaaatttctcttcatcttaagatctcttgatttcaaaatactcgagttggccACTCGTTATTATCGGGAATATTGTGCACTAACTTTATTTGCTCACTAACTCATATTTGTGCTCCCATTCCCATcactcccatacccttcttgttttagtgagaaacccatttttcagccctgtgctCGGTGGGGATATCATTAAGATAAGATACGTGGTATTACGTGTTTATTTTCCGAACGTGTGTGACGTGAGTGATTTTACTTGTTTCGGTGGTAAACCCCGTTTGGGCCTTTTCGCTATCGCGGGGTGTTATCCGAACAAGCTACTTGGTTCAAAATCCTTTAGTGTGAGTGTGCGATATATCTTGCTCGACTTCGACTCCGTCTTTTCAAAACTCACTCATCACTCgatcttattaaaatcaacaacttatatttctccgcgcgatataatttgttaaaattgaaccaacgacttaaccaccatacttaaacgttataatcgactaatttcaacgtggttaaattggactaaaacttgcggaaccaaaacttttataaaacaaggatatatttgtttgtggatattgtgttctaacttttgcagtgaggtgaagtgaagtgaggtgatcttcgttctaagacccaagtctttgacgtattgacggggagttgatagtcatcgcaccgtgaagaagaggaaagacccaagacctaatacctaagatccaagaccggcgaaaggtttagaagtacaaagaccactggaggtgcaacgactttgaggaagtaacaaggatagttacgttccgagacaagtcttgttatttacatttatagtgaggaggtaacgaagagttgcgctccaagatatatatttgtaaaggcttctccgcctactgtaaaggagttctttatagtagagaaaatctcgagtccggggaggagctcggggactggactaggggtgagtggactccaagggttgagttagccaccgcgaaccaggataaaatcgctcgtgtgatattttctttttcttttcttacacttccgcacgtaactgccaatactctcgatacaagttctaaagaaggggtgaaaactttttaaaacgacataaatatttttaattggtgattaagctattcaacccccccttctagcttaattaaaccatctatcgggacctaacagttggtatcagagcagttacTTTTTTAAGTGCTATACGGTTATAAAGCACTCTGTaaagtagatccgatatggcCTTTATTAATGCTATcggttgtagtgaaggtctctcaaattctagacctcctttGTTTGATGGCACAAACTTTGCCACATGGAAAACTAGATTTCGCATTTATGCTAGAAGTCAAggtgtcaaagtttggatggccatagaagatggtacaatACTTCCGACTAAAATAGTCGACGATATTAtcatcgaaaagaaagtaagtgaatatactcacgatgaagaagatagaatgaatatcgccgctaaagcggaaatggttctcacaagtgcacttgcagaaaaagagtataaacgagtaaacaattgcaagtccgcacaagaaatgtggaacaagttagtagttacctatgaaggaactaccgacataaaagattctcgaatggatactttgatccaagaatacgagaactttaaactccaagatggagaaaatatcatcgatatggaaacaagatttacgCGTATAATCGATGAACTAAc
This genomic window from Daucus carota subsp. sativus chromosome 7, DH1 v3.0, whole genome shotgun sequence contains:
- the LOC108193140 gene encoding tubby-like F-box protein 3 isoform X1, which gives rise to MKLSSPEMCSWADMPEELLREVLVRIEATEKDWPMRKTVVACAGVCKSWRCIMKEVVKLPELTGSLTFPISIKQPGPRESLIRCFIKRSRSTHTYHLFLNLTQALADSGKFLLAAQKFRRATVTDYIISLHGDEMSKGSSKYIGKLRSNFLGTKFVIYDAQPSHAGDKMMKSRSTRLVASKQVLPVVPAGNYPVAHISYELNMLGSSRGPRRMHCIMDAIPASAIKRDGVAPLQTEFRHSSAETPPSFSFFRSKSSRMEKFLPVPLNGQKDAHLILKNKSPRWHEQLQCWCLNFNGRVTVASVKNFQLVASAEDGEAGPEHDKVIIQFGKVGKDVFTMDYRYPISAFQAFAICLSSFDTKIACE
- the LOC108193140 gene encoding tubby-like F-box protein 3 isoform X2, which encodes MKLSSPEMCSWADMPEELLREVLVRIEATEKDWPMRKTVVACAGVCKSWRCIMKEVVKLPELTGSLTFPISIKQPGPRESLIRCFIKRSRSTHTYHLFLNLTQALADSGKFLLAAQKFRRATVTDYIISLHGDEMSKGSSKYIGKLRSNFLGTKFVIYDAQPSHAGDKMMKSRSTRLVASKQVLPVVPAGNYPVAHISYELNMLGSRGPRRMHCIMDAIPASAIKRDGVAPLQTEFRHSSAETPPSFSFFRSKSSRMEKFLPVPLNGQKDAHLILKNKSPRWHEQLQCWCLNFNGRVTVASVKNFQLVASAEDGEAGPEHDKVIIQFGKVGKDVFTMDYRYPISAFQAFAICLSSFDTKIACE